Proteins found in one Salinimonas lutimaris genomic segment:
- a CDS encoding DUF883 domain-containing protein, translating into MATQAKPGTTKPTGVPESTHPVTDKVQDTLHASVDKFAGSASKAEENFRSTASESAENFATRKRLAEQKWQGSTIRKYAVENPVAAAGIAFAAGMLVTSLLRRK; encoded by the coding sequence ATGGCTACTCAAGCAAAACCAGGAACTACTAAGCCAACTGGCGTACCAGAATCTACTCACCCGGTAACTGACAAGGTTCAGGATACGCTGCATGCGTCGGTCGATAAGTTTGCAGGCTCTGCAAGTAAAGCAGAAGAAAACTTTCGTAGCACGGCCTCTGAGTCGGCAGAGAATTTTGCCACTCGCAAGCGTCTGGCAGAACAAAAATGGCAGGGATCAACTATCCGTAAATATGCGGTAGAAAATCCGGTTGCAGCAGCGGGCATCGCTTTTGCCGCAGGTATGCTGGTTACTTCACTTTTACGTAGAAAGTAA